Genomic segment of Helicobacter enhydrae:
ATCGCGATGGAATGTGAGCTTCTTTTGCTCGATGAGCCATTTTCCAATCTTGATAGCCACCTCAAAGAATCTCTAAGGGGCGACCTCAAAGAAATGATCAAAAAGCAAGGGCTTTCAGCCATCATCGTGACGCACGACATCGATGATGCTTATTATCTTTCAGACAAAATCGCCCTATTGAAGCAAGGAAGCGTGATTGATTGCAATACCCCCCAATCGCTATACTTCCACCCAAAAAGCAAAGAATCTCAAGCTTTCTTACCACATCTAAATGTCATCGATGAACCGCTAGATAGCGATGATTTGTTTTTCAAATGGATCATCCAAAGAAATTATATTTTTAGTGCTGGAGAGATTCGGGTTGGGCATACATTTCGAGGCAAGGTATTGGAGCACAAATTCCTTGGGGCATTTTGCAAAGTCAAAGTGCAATACAAACACATTGTATTTTTTATGCTCACCCACCCACATCAATGCTTACAAGAATATATTGATTTTGAGATTATTTCTTGATCACCAAAGCTTCTTTGATCACCTCATCAATACAAGTAACTGGAATAATCTCAAGCGCTTCTTTCACCTCTTGAGGAATTTCATCCAAATCCCTTTGATAGTTTTTGAGAGGAATGAGTGCCTTTTGCACCCCTGCCTTATGAGCGGCAATCAATTTTTCTTTCAACCCGCCAATGGGCAAAACTTTGCCACTCAATGTCAGCTCTCCTGTCATTGCCACATCTGATCTGACTTTATAATCTGTCAAAATAGAGGCGATCACACTTGCCATTGCAATCCCTGCACTTGGTCCGTCTTTGGGTGTTGCAC
This window contains:
- a CDS encoding ABC transporter ATP-binding protein; the protein is MLEIKNLYKNFGKTEVLRDVSLSLKKGEVLSILGNSGSGKSTLLRILVGLEKPTSFTHFHCTTKTAMMFQNYALFPHLNVEDNILFALQHSPKTQRNARLQELLRFFGIETIRHKRIDEISGGQAQRVAFARAIAMECELLLLDEPFSNLDSHLKESLRGDLKEMIKKQGLSAIIVTHDIDDAYYLSDKIALLKQGSVIDCNTPQSLYFHPKSKESQAFLPHLNVIDEPLDSDDLFFKWIIQRNYIFSAGEIRVGHTFRGKVLEHKFLGAFCKVKVQYKHIVFFMLTHPHQCLQEYIDFEIIS